The Nitrospirota bacterium DNA segment CTCTCATATAGAATGAGACACGCGAGTTATCTCAACCCCTCTGTTCGGGACTTTGTGGCCTCGGTAGTCAGCAACGAGCGCGAGACCGCCGAAGACCTTGTCAATTCGGCCGTGCGCTTCAAGCAGGTCGTGAATCTCTGGAAACTTGCCGCTGCGCGGCCAGGCAGCGAACTCTGGGCTGTTCTAACGACGAATACCGATCTTCTCTGTCGGTCGCTGTCGCGCTTACTGGAGGGGCCCTCTATGCGCTGGGAGAAGATGCTGGACGGTACTCGGAGGGGCTACTCGATCGATATGAGCCATGAAGGGAAGGTGGGGTTCCTTGCGGAAGCGGCCGCGGTTCACAAGTCAACGCAGCTCGCCGCGATGGCCTCTCAGCTGACGGAGACCCTTGTCAGCGGGTGGGAGCATCAGGTCGTCGATTTCGGACCAGTGCTCCGGCTGCTCGCCGCGATCGCGGAGAATCGCTGGTTCCTCGACCACGGCGGGCGCGAAGTGTACGAGAGGCTCTTGAAAGGGGTCCTAGACGCACTCGCCTTCGCCAGGGCGGACGACTGGCTCGACCTCCTCGCGTTTCCCGCGAAGGCGCTCGAATGGAGCAACGCCGATGAAAACCAGCTGGCGATGGCACTTCGGCTCTACGAGGAGAACGGCGCCAGGGATGAGCGCTACGACTGCACGACCGTTGATGAGCTGACGGGGCTGCGGGAGTCGCTCGACAAGCTCCGCAATGAGTACGGCCTCGATGTTAAGTATCAGATTGAGCTGCTCGACGAGGATATCGCCGAGCGGGAAGAGGGATCGCGGAATCTGGAGGAGGGCAGCGGGTACTGGCGGGACCGGACACCCGTCCAGCATGACCTCGTCACGGATGACGAAGTGCGGGAGATGTTCCGGACACTCCGTGAAGGCATCTGAGGGTTTCTCTTGTGTCGCTTTGCGCACTCGCGGTGAGTCCCGCGTGTCGATTTGGGAAGGCGGCGCGCGCAATCGTGCGGCGCATCGAGAACACGACGAGTGCGAAGAGCGCAGTGGGGTGCCGGATCTCGGTCACCAGGAGGAACTTCAACTTCAAGCGATGGTAGCGCCTATCCTCCGCCACGAGGTTGCCAAAGACTGCCGAATAACAGCGTGGAGCCGACGCCTGAGGAGTGGCGCGGCTCACGCTGAGGCGTTAATGCGACAGGGATCAGGACCGCTTTATGTCGGTACGATCTCGGCGCCGAACTTCCGCACTTGGCCGATAGCGGTCATCTTGGAACGAATGCCCCCTAGCGTTCGGTGCCGAATGACGAGATTACAGAATAATCCTCGTCTGCTTACACAGCAGTGCCACGAGACAGATGGTTGCCACCGCCCTTCCATATCATCGGATCTCTAGTCTTTTAGCCACGTCATATCCCATGGACCAGGCCAAGCTGAAAAAGTAGAGTAGCTTGCCTATCATTCACTTCTAAGAACCAAGCATTGGGTTATGGTCTTCCCGCAAGACACCCAGGCTCCCTTTCGCCTTTTTCATGGATTCCTTCTGTTCTGTAAGAACGGTTTCATTTATTCATGCAGGGCCCCAATCGGCTCTATTCGCCAGATATAACTGCCCTATTGATAGATAGTTTCTAAAAACTGCTCTTCGATTCAGTTTGTTGTGTTCGATTGTCGCTTGTTCGTGCTCGTTTTTTTCCTCTCTTATCAAAGCTGCCTTTCTGCCTGCGCGCGAATCCTTGCATCTGGCCTAGCGTTTCTGATTAAAAAAGGTTCGCATTGCTAATCTACTGGACGAAACTGATGCGTGTCGCCAGCCATGCGCGCTACGAGACGACTCACGAAATAATGTCCCTTCGTGTCTTCTCTTGACCTCTCCTGTCCCCCGCAGGGTCTCTTTTCACACCATCACGACATCGGTATGGTTCCAGCCATGCTGCCTGTTGCGCTGAAGAGGAGTCGAATGAAGAAAACATGGCTTATCACGAATGAACTCGCGGCCCTGCTGCAGGTCAGTATCAAAACCATTCGGCGTGCCTACCGGAATGGGGAGATTCCGATCGTGCGGTTTCGCCGGATGGTGCGGTTCGACTTGGAGGACGTGCGGCGGGTGATGCAACAGAAGAGCATACGCCCAAACCTGAGAGTGATGGCACCGCAGCGCGCGACCGCCGGCAAAAGCCGGCGGCGCGTGCAGCCCAACGCCCCCGTTCGGTAAGACGGGGGCTTCTATAGCAGAGGAGTGAAAGGACCGTTCATGGATGATCGTATCTTTACAGCAACCATCGATTGGCTCGCGTTTACCGTCCCTCAGGCCACCGTCCAGGAGTTGGGCCCTGTCATCGGTGGGGACTGGTTCGAGACGACGACGGGCTTTCGTGGCTATCCCACCTGCTGGCTGACCAATCAAGGCCGCCACGGTGTGGGCAAACTCGGGACGGGAGCCCCTCGCAATGCCCAAGAAGTCCACGTGGATCTCTCTGCGGGCATTGTCTCCACCTGGGCCGAAGACAAGATCCGCTCGGTCCTGACGTGGGTCTTTGCCCGTGGGGGGCACATCACCCGCATGGATGTGGCCCTGGATGATCGGGCGGCGGGGGTCTCCATCGCACAGATCAAACAGGCCGTCGAGGCCGGCCAGGCCGTGACGCGGTCCCAGAAGTTCAAGGTCATTGCCGGGTCCTCGCTGCGCTCCGGCACCTCGACGGGCGACACGCTCTACTTCGGGAGTCGGGAGAGCCAAACCATGTTGCGTGTGTATGACAAACGACTAGAACTCGAACAGAAAGGCCGTGAAGAGGCCAAGGAC contains these protein-coding regions:
- a CDS encoding replication initiation factor domain-containing protein; translation: MDDRIFTATIDWLAFTVPQATVQELGPVIGGDWFETTTGFRGYPTCWLTNQGRHGVGKLGTGAPRNAQEVHVDLSAGIVSTWAEDKIRSVLTWVFARGGHITRMDVALDDRAAGVSIAQIKQAVEAGQAVTRSQKFKVIAGSSLRSGTSTGDTLYFGSRESQTMLRVYDKRLELEQKGREEAKDYGVRWELELKKDRAQACAKALLTLPPEDWREFLVGILRSYVDFRDTTREAEPWEKYRAPLLAWWEALTEGFKRCRLVVEKVQQTFEEVCQWLGESISAMLALVYFRRGEQFLQELIYAGSKKWKTRHLAMLHEGRSMRPYVLRPI
- a CDS encoding helix-turn-helix domain-containing protein — its product is MKKTWLITNELAALLQVSIKTIRRAYRNGEIPIVRFRRMVRFDLEDVRRVMQQKSIRPNLRVMAPQRATAGKSRRRVQPNAPVR